In Telopea speciosissima isolate NSW1024214 ecotype Mountain lineage chromosome 10, Tspe_v1, whole genome shotgun sequence, the DNA window AGCAAGGGGGGGGTTGGCTTATCATCCCTACTAGGGGAGCCATCCAGCGCGCCCTTGGCAAACACATACCAAGCATCATTGTTATGTAAGGTTAGGGAGGCTTGCCAAAGGATTCACTTTGGACAACAACATCAATTGTTGTCGTAATAACTTAGGATTTTcccaaattattaaaaaaatgatttaattaAGTTTGTTACGATTTATAATTCGTTCGATTCAAACCAacaattttcaaattaaaaccGCAATTGAACCAAAAGTCTCatttcaacaacaaaaaaaaaacaaaacaaaaactcacATCAATTTTCTCCCCCGCTTCCAATTCTAAACTGACAGCCTTAAAGCTCCTGCTATCTTATTTCTACCTTtcaaacttcattttttttttttttttgggggggtaggAATCCTTTCAAACTTCATTTTGTGAAGTAAAAAATGTGACTATACAAGGCATGGGACAATACTATAGCTTAACTATGCCTCTCGATCTGATGAATATTCCAGGCCAGActtaaacaacaaaaaaaaacgtaTAACTAGAGGGAGGGAGTTACAGTGCCACGTGGGCTACATGACGAAAACGTACAACTAGAGGGAGGGGTTATAGTGCCACGTGGGCTGCATGGAGAGATTGAGGGAGAGCCATCACGAGAGGAAGAACGTACTTCTGTAGTCAAACGCAATTGCATGAACTTTACTAGCATATGGAACTAATATGCACCGCAGTTGCATGAGATCTAATTTGCACCATAGTTGCATGAGGTATCCAGACTCCAGATCCTCTCCCCATGTGAGTATTACCTTTCTTTTAGATCTCACACCGTCCATGGGAGCGTCCATCCACATCACCTTCGCTAGCAAAGAAATAATGCACCACATTTACATAGGAGCGTAACCCAAACATTCTCCTGTTGGTGCATGCCAGTATacttaaacccaaaaccaactCCTTTTGTGAGAACAGAAGGGGGCTTTTGGAGGAGAGTTTGAAAGGACCTTTCCTAAGACCAGCCATTGACATCCTTTCACTGTGCTACTGCAAATTCCAAGAAGGAGGAGGACTTGGGAAAGCCAAAGGTGTTCCTTTTTTTCGAGTATGTATATATCTTGTTCACCAACTCAATTCTGAATTATATATTATAGGGGATCGGGCTATCACCCCTTTGCTTTATAAGGAAAATAGGTTCAATTCTTGtccatctagggttttttttttttcctggttttctATGAAGAGAATCTAGTGATAATTGGGATATTTACATTTTTCTTTGTTACTCTTGGAggcttctttccctctctcttagTGAAAGTTTTCCTTTACAATACTGTGAAGATTTATCATACCATCCTAGGGTTCGAATCCTTTGGGATTTTAGTAAAttctccaaaatacccttccacATGCATCTGAAGCCCGCCGGTGAATAAGGAAATCTTAATCCTAGAAAGATTATATTTTCTTGTTAGGTGCATGTAACCCTCGATTTGAGGTATGACTACTAAATCAGGCTAGACTGGTATCAGACACATTCGAGGGATGGAATGGACCTTCTAGGAGAAGACTACTTGGAATAAAGTGAGgggctccctctctctctttctttcttggatATTGTTTTCTTACAAAAATGGttatatattgatttttttatacTTCTTGTTGtgacaacaaaagaaaaaggacaatAGCCAAAGATACAGAATCAATAATAAGAATTGATCTATATAAAGTTTTTTCCCAATTAAGCAAAATAGCATATGTAGTTAGAGAAAGAAAACTTTACATGTTAGGCTATTTCAGCTGCATCCAAAGCAAGGTTCAAAATTCAGGTATCGGACTCGGGATCGGTCATGGCCGAAACCGTTCCGGATCGGGATCAGATCCGTCCAAATCGGTCAGGATCAGTCAAAAAACCCccccaaaatcatttttttatggatcgggtcatgtatcagccagagttggtgggtgttgtgatctcgGGATCGGATCGGCTGATATTATCTGGATTGGATCGGTCAAAATTGATTGGTATCAGTCAATATcagtcaagataatataaaaaactaaaaaaaaaaaaaaacttaaaaactttgacaaaataaaaaaatattcagttgGATCAGTcaaggatcggatcggatcggccgatccaaccGAGTTAGGCGATCCAATCaacgatccagtcaaaccttgttgtatcaGTCAAATCTGGGGATCGGCCTCgatcgataccgatccgatccagccaatatcggccaatccgatcctatacctcaaaccatgatccaAAGTATTGGTTGAAGAAAAATATATGAATATCAATACTAATGAGTACTAACTAAAGGCTGAAACAGAAAAAAGACTAGAACAGACTTTAACCAAGGTATTCTTGATCACTTAGACACAGTCACTGTGAAAACTCCATTCTCTATAGAAGATTTCATTTGATCCATCTTGGCATTCTAAGGCAACCTGTACCTGAGATGAAACTTACCGTTGTTGTTCTCAAATCGATACACATGCTCgttcttctctttcatctctttgCTCCTCTCCCTTCTGATCTTAAGAGCACCACCATCTTCAACATTTACCTTCACTTCATCATTTTTGAGCCCTGGAATATCAACCCTGAAGACATGAGCTCCTAGAGTCTTGCTCCTATAGAAAGTATTGACCGAGTATAAAGCTTTCGTATTTAATGGAACTCAATATTTGGCTTATCTTCCATGCACGCACCAAAcatgtggaaattgatttccactttgttcgtGATTGGGTCATCAAATGCAACTACATGTACAATTCATCTCAACCAAGGGTTAAATTGCCGACATTTTGACCAAGGTGCTTCATGCAACACGATTTCAGTTTCTGAGGGACAACTTCAATAACCTCTTACACAGCCCTTCCACTTGAGGGCGTGTATTGAGCGAATATAGAGTTTCCAAATTTAATGGAACACAATATTCAGCCTATCTTCAGCACAATCTTTCCTTGTATTGTTGAAGTCTATTCTTGATAGTGCAATCTTTCCCTGAATAGTtggtgtttattttttgttgtgaATCTCTTGTAATCCTTCCATATTAGCCCACTAGGGCTTCCTGTAATCTCTTACATAAATCCTCTTTGAGGATCAATTCTCACATATGAAATAATATCAACTTTGACAGAAAGGGATGCTCATGAATTCAGCAATCTCGTTTGAGAATTGGGAGCGAGGCAAggagagagaattagagaaagGGTAATCAATATTAAATAGAATCCTAGCAGGGAAATCAGTATTTTACtggttttagtattttaaagGGTGGTTTATCCCCCATCAAAGCGTTTCAAGAACGACCGTATATCATGGACAATCATACAGAAACATTTTGCCAAAACATGTTATTAGAGGTGGTGAAATATTTCTGTTTCGAAATGATACATTTAATGGcggtatttttttttactgcCACTAAAAGTTTTTACTAAGAACTATTTTTCAATTATAAACAGGTTGTTAAGTGGCAGTTTTGTAAATATTTAGTAGTGGTGTGACAAACTGCGTCTAAAATTATTATTTAGGGCCGGTAAAAATTACCGCTGCTAAAATTCTTTATTTAGAGGCAATAATTATTAATCTCTGCTAAATATATTATACGTATAAAATTAGTGGCAGTAAAAAATACCACCGCTAATTACCATCGCTAAATGTGCCGTTAAAATACAAGTGTTACATGCTTCTCTTGTAGTGTATGTTGTTACTTTGGATCTATGAAGGAACTGATTAACCCTAAGTATCTCTGGAATATGAATGATTAGGTCGAGTTGGTAGATGATTACATATTATTTGAATCAAATGTTAGGGTTATAAATTATACTAAATTTAgtgattgaatggttacaattACATATTCCCTTAATTTCTTGCTGGATTTTCTGAGGAATTTATTAATAGAGGTGACTGATCCCTAATTTCAAGTTTAGATTTCATTGTTTGAGGTTTAGGTATTATGGTCTAGCTCATGGAAGTTCCTAGTAAAATTTCCTTCCAGTTTTGCTAGAGAAGAGGCAGATCAATATAAATTTTGCAATGGACTGTGTAGATCAATTTGTTATGTTTCTTAATTAACATGTCTTTTCATGTTCTTCAATCTGTCAGgataagaaatagaaatgtcGATTCCACATTTGGAACCAGGATTTGAATTCATTCCCACTGATACCGAGCTCCTTCAATTTCTCAAAGACAAGCTTTTGGATCATCTTGATCAACTTACTTCTGCTTTTATCCCTGACAATATCAATCCCTACGGTTACGATCCTATCAGACTTCCCAAAGGtgaggctctctctctctcgagcTCTCGAGCTCTCTCGAGAATTAATTTACTGTTTGAGACCTCAACAGATAAACTGAATTAAATGCCTTTGATGATTTACTGTAGGTAATCACTTTAACCGTACAAATCAGGCTTATTTCTTTACCCATAAAACCCAGAACCGAACTCTAAAAAATGGTTTCTGGAGGAGGGCTTCTACTTTGCCCGAGGAGATCAACAATGAAGGGCAAATTCTAGGATTGAAGGAGCAATTCAATTTCTTCTGGTTAATAGGAAATGAGATGATCGAAACCAGATGGACTATGCGTGAGTATACTGTAAACCCAGCTATATTTTCAGATGATGAGCGCGAAGCTACTGGGAACGAGGTAAGAAAGATTTGGTTTACTGTTTTTTCCTTATTGGGACTGTCTAAATGATGTCTTTATTGGTATATTTTGAatttctaactttttttttattgccccTTGTGTGTTATTcttaaaagttctttaagacaagggtaaaaatggatTTTGAGAATATATCATTATAAAAAACACTCActctattttaatttctttgAGCTTTGTTTGAGAAAATGACATGATTAGTCACTTTTGAGCTTCCCTTTACATAAGCATCCACTGTATGTTTAACTGACAAAACTATGCAACATTTGGGTTTGCAAAACTAACAACTACAGTGTCTCTCCCTCCATTACCTATATCATTTGACATCTTAATTCCTGACTCTCCCCTGGCCCCCTACAACTCCACCCTGTCCTTGCACTAGCCCACCCTCCCCTGTCCATGTGACCACACCTTTTGTCCCGTTCCTGTCCAGGGGGATGGTAGGGAAAGGTAGCAAGAAGCAAGGGGTAGGGGTGGGTTGGGTTACAGTACTGGTTAGGAGCGAGTTGGGATTGCAGTAGGGGAAGGGAGTGGTTGGGGTTGCAGGAAGTGGTGGATGGGATTTGTAggtcacaagaagaagaagatgagggggtATGGAGGTTGCAGGGGTGGGCTGGGTATGGGGGGAAGGGGTAGTTATAGGGGTAGGAGTAGGGGCGGAATTACAGGGGAGGGTGGGGTTTCGTTGTACGAGGAATTACAAGGGGGGGTAGGACATGGCTTCAAGGGATTACATGAGGTGGGAttgtaggaagaagaaaaagaagtagtaAGGGGTTGGGATGGGTGGGGTggtaggaggaagaagaagaatgggggTAGGGCCGGGCGGGTGGGGTGTGTTGGGGTGCAATAGGGGTGGGGTGCAGGGATATGGGTGGTGGGGTGGCCAGAAGCAGGTCTCTCAGAAGAAAGTGAACGGAGAAGGGGAGGTAGGGGTAAAATTATCACAAAAGTCCTTAGATGAAGGACGAACACTGTCTTGGGTTGTTTTGTAAACCCAAACTCACAAGAGAGTATTTTTGTTAACGGAAACGATGTGAGTAGTTTTGTAAGAGCAAATCTGATTTTGTCTAATCttgtatttttccttatttttttagttcaaaggtgaaatgacaagatttgtcttcatttaacaaaaaaaaatatgttatactaaaaaggtaaaaaaaataaaattacaaaagaatccattaattattatttcctataatattttccttttttgtccATCCAAAACAAGCATACAATAAGTCCATAATACtaacccttatttatttttgttttcagaTAGAAAGCTATATAGTGTGTGCAATTCAGTATAAGAAGGTCTCATTATACTCGTCTAGAGAAGAATTTGATGCAGAAGCGGATATGGAGGAAGAGATCGAGGCGCACATGACTCATCCTAAGCAGCTCCGGCGTTCCAAGCGGATCCAGGAGAGGTTGGCGTCCCATCCACCTCAGTGCTAATCTATTGACGCTCCAACACTACAGCTTGCGAGATCCTATCTATCTATTTTCCTATTATGTTTCTACTACTTTGGTTATAAGTTTAGATTATTATAAAATTTAGTTTATTTAGAAGGTTATTATTGGTATGGTCATTATCTCTAGTTAATTTCCTATTCTATTTAGAGATCCTTTTAGTTGTTTCTTTGTAATCTCGTTGAAACTCACAAGCTATTTAATAGCTATTCTTTAAGGCGGTCAATGCACGCAGTCTTATGTCTGCGCAGCATGGTAGGGCAGGCAGTCgacgccgtagaagatctgaatccttGTATCATCTGACCAATTCATTTGAGTGGTAACCTAattcgaatttttatcctctcctgttacaacACAATgttgtaacgcatcgtgcggtggcagcagaggccatgtgcaccatgtgaggccctgctgtgccacatggcctctgcagcgccgcacgatgcgttcCAGCACTGTGCTATAACAGAAGAAGATAACAATTCAACCTAACTCCCACTTCTTTAATCCTCCCACAGGAGGAAATAGAAAAAACATGAAGTTCCAACTTCCAAATAATGAACGATGTTCTAGAATGGCTTCTTGCAGTAGACCTTGTATGACGATTTGTACATCTACAATATGGTTCTAAAAATGTCGATAAAAGCTGTGAAGTACCAATCTGGATACTCTAGATGGGGCATATCATATAAATTCTTCAATATTTTGAAGACTCGAGTCACCAGACCCGATATGAATTCTTACTCGATTTTTTTATCCAAATGCAGTGGACCGTTGTAGGACGACTCGTACAATTGAAATATGGTCCAATACCAACAACTGCTTAGTTCAGTTGGTGaaccgtggtgcgcttcatgcccatgctcaccaagaggtctcgagtttgagtctcttggttggtatcttatcccctccccggtttgatccccccccccccttctatcaaCTATATATGTAGAAGCTCCCAATTAACCAAAAAGAAATATGGTCCAATAAATTAAGCCGATCCAAGTGGGGATGTAATCTGGATGGTCCAAATTAAATGGACTAAACTCGTCCATATTGTAGGATGACTTGTGAACATCT includes these proteins:
- the LOC122642276 gene encoding NAC domain-containing protein 2-like, which codes for MSIPHLEPGFEFIPTDTELLQFLKDKLLDHLDQLTSAFIPDNINPYGYDPIRLPKGNHFNRTNQAYFFTHKTQNRTLKNGFWRRASTLPEEINNEGQILGLKEQFNFFWLIGNEMIETRWTMREYTVNPAIFSDDEREATGNEIESYIVCAIQYKKVSLYSSREEFDAEADMEEEIEAHMTHPKQLRRSKRIQERLASHPPQC